From one Lotus japonicus ecotype B-129 chromosome 3, LjGifu_v1.2 genomic stretch:
- the LOC130744596 gene encoding uncharacterized protein LOC130744596: MGHNTDNCWTLRKEIERLIKAGHLSNFVSGDSTQLDAVKNTGGDLSKGKEDLGVPAGSCLSIAGGFGGGRISSKGKKRYVEAVNSVHHAYEGECWLNHTPITFSPKDFDHVIPHDNYPIVVTLCVNNYVTKKVFLDQGSSADIIYGDAFERLGLKESDLKPYTGCLVGFTGDRAKVRGYVELDTAFGEGEYVKKFQVKYLVLPCKATYNVLLGRDTLNKICAIISTAHLTVKYPACNGKVEILRVDQEAARACYAQSLELYGKKAAKEAHRVTKIFPHENFNLDPRDDSKELRPQPAEETKSVYLSGRALKIGSTLSKEQEDRLVELLKNNLDLFAWTIKDVPGIDPNVISHHLSIQQGAKPVVQARRRMGEEKDKAVQIETQKLLEGKFIREVQYPTWLANVVMVRKANGKWRMCTDYTSLYKVCPKDSYPLPNVDKLVDGASGNEMLSLMDGYSGYNQIMMYRPDEEKTAFMTSQANYCYKTMPFGGTHHEDLAEAFAQIRKYNMRLNPEKCSFGILGGKFLGFMVTSRGIEVNPDKCKAIVNMKSPSNIREVQRLTGRLAALSRFLPKAGDRAAPFFACLKKNTTFQWTGACEEAFQQLKELLASPPMLAKPTPGIPLILYLAVTEAAVSTVLLQEENKQYKIIYFVSHTLQGAEVRYQKIEKAALAILKTARRLRPYFQSFQIKVKTDIPLRQVLQKPDLSGRLKLFKGLCKRHVRIEHIPRSQNERADALAKLASTERLGNYQTVIQEVLPHPSTDMVEFKVAKAIGNGGPSWMDPIIEFLSQQPQDESKNTKERRREASFYTLVGGQLYRRGIMSPMLKCVDTAKSQEIMAEVHEGVCSSHIGGR; encoded by the exons ATGGGACACAATACAGATAATTGCTGGACTTTGCGCAAGGAGATCGAACGACTGATCAAAGCGGGTCATTTGTCCAATTTTGTCTCAGGAGACAGTACACAGCTTGACGCAGTCAAAAACACGGGCGGTGATTTGTCAAAGGGAAAAGAGGATTTAGGAGTACCCGCCGGGTCTTGCTTGTCAATCGcagggggatttggcggcgggcGCATATCTAGCAAGGGAAAGAAAAGATATGTTGAGGCAGTAAACTCGGTTCACCACGCTTACGAGGGGGAATGTTGGCTGAACCATACTCCAATTACTTTCTCGCCAAAGGATTTTGATCATGTGATTCCGCATGATAACTATCCAATAGTGGTGACTCTGTGCGTAAATAACTATGTTACCAAGAAAGTTTTTCTAGACCAAGGCAGTTCTGCTGACATCatatatggtgatgcatttgaaagATTGGGCTTAAAGGAGTCAGACTTAAAGCCATATACGGGGTGTCTAGTTGGATTCACAGGCGATCGGGCCAAGGTCAGAGGTTATGTGGAATTGGACACTGCTTTTGGTGAGGGTGAATACGtgaagaaatttcaagtaaagtattTGGTTCTTCCGTGTAAGGCAACATATAATGTGCTTCTAGGGCGTGATACTTTGAACAAAATATGTGCAATAATTTCAACCGCCCATTTGACAGTGAAGTATCCAGCTTGCAATGGAAAGGTGGAAATTTTGAGGGTGGATCAAGAGGCCGCCCGAGCCTGTTATGCACAAAGTTTGGAACTTTATGGTAAGAAGGCAGCCAAGGAAGCACATCGCGTCACGAAAATTTTTCCACATGAGAATTTCAATTTGGATCCTCGTGATGATTCGAAGGAGTTAAGACCTCAGCCGGCGGAAGAAACCAAATCTGTTTACTTATCTGGGCGTGCTTTGAAAATTGGAAGCACCTTGTCAAAGGAACAAGAGGACCGATTAGTCGAACTACTTAAAAACAATTTGGATTTATTCGCATGGACAATTAAGGATGTTCCAGGCATTGATCCCAATGTTATATCCCATCACTTGTCAATCCAGCAAGGGGCAAAACCTGTTGTACAAGCTCGTAGGCggatgggcgaagaaaaggaCAAGGCAGTACAAATAGAAACTCAAAAGTTACTTGAAGGAAAGTTCATTAGAGAAGTTCAATATCCAACATGGTTGGCAAATGTTGTTATGGTGCGAAAGGCTAATGGGAAATGGAGAATGTGTACAGATTACACAAGTCTATACAAAGTTTGCCCAAAGGACTCTTATCCGCTCCCAAATGTGGACAAGTTGGTAGATGGGGCGTCCGGGAATGAAATGCTCAGTTTAATGGATGGATATTCCGGATACAACCAAATAATGATGTATCGCCCCGATGAGGAGAAAACGGCGTTCATGACAagtcaggcgaactattgctacAAGACGATGCCTTTCG GGGGCACCCATCACGAAGACTTGGCTGAGGCATTTGCACAGATCCGGAAATACAATATGAGGTTGAATCCAGAAAAATGCTCCTTTGGAATTTTAGGTGGCAAGTTTTTAGGATTCATGGTCACTTCAAGGGGGATCGAGGTTAATCCTGACAAATGCAAAGCTATTGTAAACATGAAAAGCCCGTCCAATATTCGCGAAGTCCAGAGGTTAACAGGACGATTGGCGGCCTTATCTCGTTTTTTGCCAAAAGCAGGTGATAGGGCAGCGCCATTTTTTGcgtgtttaaaaaagaatacaaCTTTTCAGTGGACGGGGGCGTGTGAAGAGGCCTTCCAGCAGCTTAAGGAGTTACTGGCTTCACCACCTATGCTAGCTAAGCCTACGCCTGGGATTCCTTTAATTCTCTACTTGGCGGTCACTGAGGCGGCGGTTAGCACAGTCTTActtcaagaagaaaacaagCAGTATAAAATCATATACTTTGTTAGTCACACGCTGCAAGGGGCAGAAGTGCGTtaccaaaaaatagaaaaggcgGCTCTAGCAATACTAAAGACGGCCAGGCGACTTCGGCCATACTTTCAGAGCTTCCAAATAAAGGTCAAGACAGACATTCCATTGAggcaagttttgcaaaagcctgatttatcagggcgactG AAATTGTTCAAAGGCTTATGCAAGCGACATGTAAGGATCGAGCACATACCAAGAAGTCAAAACGAGCGTGCGGATGCATTGGCTAAACTAGCAAGCACTGAGCGACTCGGAAACTACCAAACTGTAATACAAGAAGTCTTGCCCCATCCAAGTACAGACATGGTAGAGTTCAAAGTGGCAAAGGCTATAGGAAATGGGGGACCATCTTGGATGGATCCAATCATTGAATTCTTAAGTCAGCAACCGCAAGATGAAAGCAAAAACACTAAAGAAAGAAGGCGAGAGGCTAGCTTCTACACTCTGGTGGGTGGACAACTGTAtaggcggggaattatgtctccaATGCTTAAATGCGTGGATACCGCCAAATCTCAAGAAATAATGGCTGAGGTTCATGAGGGAGTATGCtcaagccacattggggggcGGTAA